GCCATCTCCTGATGTCAGATCAGTTTGACCAACTGCTTGCCGAAATTCTTGCCCTTGAGCAAGCCCAGAAATGCCTCGGGCGCGGCCTGCAGCCCCTGCGCCACCGACTCGCGCGGCTTGAGCTTGCCCTGCGCCACCAGCGTGCCCAGCTCTTTCAGCGCCTCGGGCCAGACTTCCACGTGCTCGGAGACGATAAAGCCTTCAATAGTCAGGCGGTTGATCAGGATCAACGTGGGGTTCTGCAGCGGCAGGGGCGCGCCGTCGTAGCCCGCGATCATTCCGCACACAGCAATGCGCGCGAAGGCGTTGGTGCGCAGCAGCACGGCGTCGAGGATGTATCCGCCCACGTTCTCGAAATAGCCGTCGATGCCGTCCGGGCAGGCTTCCTTGAGCGCCTTGGACATGCTTTTCACGTCGCCGTGCACGCGGTAGTCGATGCAGGCATCGAAGTGCAGCTCTTCGACCGCGTAGCGGCATTTCTCAGGCCCGCCAGCGATGCCCACCACGCGGCAACCGCGCGCCTTGGCCAGCGCGGCGTAGGTGCTGCCCACCGCGCCACTCGCGGCACTCACCACCACCGTGCTGCCCGGCTTGGGGTTGATGATCTTGACCAAGCCGTACCACGCCGTCACGCCGGGCATGCCAACGGCGCCCAGGTAGTACGACAGCGGCACGTGCGTGGTGTCCACCTTGCGCAGCATGCCGGGCGCATCGGCGTCCACCACGCTGTATTCCTGCCAGCCGCCCATGCCGACGACCTGGTCGCCCGGCTTGAACTTGGGGCTGCGCGACTCGACCACTTCGCCCACGGTGCCGCCAATCATCACTTCGCCCAGCGCCTGGCTGGCCGCATAGCTCTTGCTTTCGTTCATGCGCCCGCGCATGTACGGGTCCAGGCTAAGGTAGTGGTGGCGCACCAGCACCTGCCCGTCGGCCAGCGCCGGCGTTTCAGAGGTGACGAGTTTGAAGTTGGACGTGGTCGCCTCGCCATCGGGGCGGTTGTCCAGAACGATTTGTCGGTTGGT
This genomic interval from Ottowia oryzae contains the following:
- a CDS encoding NADP-dependent oxidoreductase, coding for MATNRQIVLDNRPDGEATTSNFKLVTSETPALADGQVLVRHHYLSLDPYMRGRMNESKSYAASQALGEVMIGGTVGEVVESRSPKFKPGDQVVGMGGWQEYSVVDADAPGMLRKVDTTHVPLSYYLGAVGMPGVTAWYGLVKIINPKPGSTVVVSAASGAVGSTYAALAKARGCRVVGIAGGPEKCRYAVEELHFDACIDYRVHGDVKSMSKALKEACPDGIDGYFENVGGYILDAVLLRTNAFARIAVCGMIAGYDGAPLPLQNPTLILINRLTIEGFIVSEHVEVWPEALKELGTLVAQGKLKPRESVAQGLQAAPEAFLGLLKGKNFGKQLVKLI